One part of the Leptospira saintgironsiae genome encodes these proteins:
- a CDS encoding DUF1566 domain-containing protein — protein sequence MQANSSDANVIQDKSTSLYWQKCIYPMKWDTSTSTSQCKVPTPAPSSPYINASAVTWSQVKNKNLCKYYGSNWRTPTIAELKSLVERSQYNPALDGIFDPGAAASSSSSSSGNGMPDFFWSSTSYGADTNYAWTVNFYYGYIYHTSAKVNNYYLRCVTNVYP from the coding sequence GTGCAAGCAAACTCTTCCGATGCGAATGTGATCCAGGATAAGTCAACCAGTTTGTATTGGCAGAAATGTATTTATCCAATGAAATGGGATACTTCGACTTCCACCTCTCAGTGTAAGGTCCCGACTCCTGCTCCTAGTTCACCTTATATAAATGCTTCCGCAGTCACCTGGAGTCAGGTAAAGAATAAGAATCTTTGTAAGTATTACGGTTCGAATTGGAGGACTCCTACCATCGCTGAATTAAAATCTTTGGTGGAGAGGTCCCAATACAATCCTGCTTTGGATGGTATTTTTGATCCGGGTGCGGCAGCTAGTTCTTCTTCGAGTAGCTCGGGGAACGGTATGCCAGATTTCTTTTGGTCTAGCACTTCGTACGGAGCGGATACGAATTACGCTTGGACAGTGAATTTTTATTACGGGTATATCTATCATACCTCGGCCAAAGTGAATAATTATTATCTTAGATGCGTAACTAACGTTTATCCTTGA